From a single Tursiops truncatus isolate mTurTru1 chromosome 20, mTurTru1.mat.Y, whole genome shotgun sequence genomic region:
- the GCGR gene encoding glucagon receptor isoform X8 produces the protein MVLGEQDTLLITAETSWASLLLGVPARPCCSDTQQPPEESAPTRTSLPQLCNPSQMWGAAAQRHAPHPATLPPPPPASAAGLPGERCCQSPCPTSLPAPHADTSLSPLSIHLYPQPQAPSAQVMDFLFEKWKLYGDQCLHNLSLLPPPTELVCNRTFDKYSCWPDTPPNTTANISCPWYLPWHHKVQHRLVFKRCGPDGQWVRGPRGQPWRNASQCQMDDKELEVQVSLWQVQWGLGGGARWPSPALTGHCDLQKEVAKMYSSFQVMYTVGYSLSLGALLLALAILLGLSKLHCTRNYIHVNLFASFVLKASSVLVIDTLLKTRYSQRIGDDFSVSVWLSDGVSSQIRPLGLRALGGRQLGGPHSCCPRGQAVAGCRVAAVFMQYGVVANYCWLLVEGVYLHSLLSFATIPERSCFPLYLGIGWGAPMLFVTPWVVVKCLFENIQH, from the exons ATGGTTTTAGGGGAGCAGGACACCCTGCTGATCACAGCGGAGACCAGCTGGGCCTCTTTACTCCTGGGTGTCCCTGCACGACCCTGCTGCTCTGATACTCAGCAGCCCCCAGAGGAGAGTGCACCTACGAGGACCTCTTTGCCCCAGCTGTGCAACCCCAGCCAGATGTGGGGGGCAGCTGCCCAGAGGCATGCCCCCCATCCTGCCACgctgcccccacctcctcctgcttctgctgctgGCCTGCCAGGTGAGCGCTGCTGCCAGTCCCCCTGTCCCACCAGCCTGCCTGCCCCTCATGCTGACACCAGTCTGTCCCCTCTGTCCATCCATCTGTACCCCCAGCCGCAGGCCCCCTCCGCTCAGGTGATGGACTTCCTGTTTGAGAAGTGGAAGCTCTATGGCGACCAATGTCTCCACAACCTGAGCCTGCTGCCCCCCCCAACTG AGCTGGTCTGTAATAGAACCTTTGACAAATATTCCTGCTGGCCGGACACCCCTCCCAACACCACAGCCAACATCTCCTGCCCCTGGTACCTGCCCTGGCACCACAAAG TGCAGCACCGCCTCGTCTTCAAGAGGTGTGGGCCTGATGGGCAGTGGGTACGTGGGCCGCGGGGGCAGCCATGGCGAAATGCTTCCCAGTGCCAGATGGACGACAAGGAGCTTGAGGTCCAGGTCAGCCTGTGGCAGGTGcagtgggggttggggggaggggcaagatggccCTCTCCAGCCCTGACTGGCCACTGCGATTTGCAGAAGGAGGTGGCCAAGATGTACAGCAGCTTCCAGGTGATGTACACCGTGGGCTACTCCCTGTCCCTGGGGGCCCTGCTCCTGGCCCTGGCCATCCTGCTGGGCCTCAG CAAGCTGCACTGCACCCGAAACTACATCCACGTGAACCTGTTCGCGTCCTTCGTGCTCAAGGCCAGCTCTGTGCTGGTCATCGACACGCTGCTCAAGACCCGCTACAGCCAGAGGATTGGGGACGACTTCAGCGTGAGCGTCTGGCTGAGTGACGGGGTGAGCTCCCAGATCCGGCCTCTTGGCCTCCGGGCCCTGGGCGGCAGGCAGCTGGGAGGCCCGCACTCATGCTGCCCCCGCGGCCAGGCAGTGGCCGGCTGCCGGGTGGCCGCGGTGTTCATGCAGTACGGCGTCGTGGCCAACTACTGCTGGCTGCTGGTGGAGGGCGTGTACTTGCACAGCCTGCTGAGCTTCGCCACCATCCCTGAAAGGAGCTGCTTCCCCCTCTACCTGGGCATCGGCTGGG GTGCCCCCATGCTGTTCGTCACCCCCTGGGTGGTGGTCAAGTGTCTGTTTGAGAACATCCA GCACTAA
- the GCGR gene encoding glucagon receptor isoform X9, which translates to MVLGEQDTLLITAETSWASLLLGVPARPCCSDTQQPPEESAPTRTSLPQLCNPSQMWGAAAQRHAPHPATLPPPPPASAAGLPGERCCQSPCPTSLPAPHADTSLSPLSIHLYPQPQAPSAQVMDFLFEKWKLYGDQCLHNLSLLPPPTELVCNRTFDKYSCWPDTPPNTTANISCPWYLPWHHKVQHRLVFKRCGPDGQWVRGPRGQPWRNASQCQMDDKELEVQVSLWQVQWGLGGGARWPSPALTGHCDLQKEVAKMYSSFQVMYTVGYSLSLGALLLALAILLGLSKLHCTRNYIHVNLFASFVLKASSVLVIDTLLKTRYSQRIGDDFSVSVWLSDGVPPCCSSPPGWWSSVCLRTSSEYLTGGPAGGFASPVGGAGLALWGMAMWLRVWEWLRGLRPEAVGGTKQTWFPGGGGHW; encoded by the exons ATGGTTTTAGGGGAGCAGGACACCCTGCTGATCACAGCGGAGACCAGCTGGGCCTCTTTACTCCTGGGTGTCCCTGCACGACCCTGCTGCTCTGATACTCAGCAGCCCCCAGAGGAGAGTGCACCTACGAGGACCTCTTTGCCCCAGCTGTGCAACCCCAGCCAGATGTGGGGGGCAGCTGCCCAGAGGCATGCCCCCCATCCTGCCACgctgcccccacctcctcctgcttctgctgctgGCCTGCCAGGTGAGCGCTGCTGCCAGTCCCCCTGTCCCACCAGCCTGCCTGCCCCTCATGCTGACACCAGTCTGTCCCCTCTGTCCATCCATCTGTACCCCCAGCCGCAGGCCCCCTCCGCTCAGGTGATGGACTTCCTGTTTGAGAAGTGGAAGCTCTATGGCGACCAATGTCTCCACAACCTGAGCCTGCTGCCCCCCCCAACTG AGCTGGTCTGTAATAGAACCTTTGACAAATATTCCTGCTGGCCGGACACCCCTCCCAACACCACAGCCAACATCTCCTGCCCCTGGTACCTGCCCTGGCACCACAAAG TGCAGCACCGCCTCGTCTTCAAGAGGTGTGGGCCTGATGGGCAGTGGGTACGTGGGCCGCGGGGGCAGCCATGGCGAAATGCTTCCCAGTGCCAGATGGACGACAAGGAGCTTGAGGTCCAGGTCAGCCTGTGGCAGGTGcagtgggggttggggggaggggcaagatggccCTCTCCAGCCCTGACTGGCCACTGCGATTTGCAGAAGGAGGTGGCCAAGATGTACAGCAGCTTCCAGGTGATGTACACCGTGGGCTACTCCCTGTCCCTGGGGGCCCTGCTCCTGGCCCTGGCCATCCTGCTGGGCCTCAG CAAGCTGCACTGCACCCGAAACTACATCCACGTGAACCTGTTCGCGTCCTTCGTGCTCAAGGCCAGCTCTGTGCTGGTCATCGACACGCTGCTCAAGACCCGCTACAGCCAGAGGATTGGGGACGACTTCAGCGTGAGCGTCTGGCTGAGTGACGGG GTGCCCCCATGCTGTTCGTCACCCCCTGGGTGGTGGTCAAGTGTCTGTTTGAGAACATCCAGTGAGTATCTGACTGGCGGGCCAGCAGGGGGATTCGCCTCTCCTGTGGGAGGTGCTGGGCTGGCCCTGTGGGGAATGGCCATGTGGCTCAGAGTGTGGGAGTGGCTCAGGGGTCTCCGGCCAGAGGCAGTGGGGGGCACTAAGCAAACCTGGTTCCCCGGGGGTGGAGGTCATTGGTAA
- the GCGR gene encoding glucagon receptor isoform X10, with the protein MVLGEQDTLLITAETSWASLLLGVPARPCCSDTQQPPEESAPTRTSLPQLCNPSQMWGAAAQRHAPHPATLPPPPPASAAGLPGERCCQSPCPTSLPAPHADTSLSPLSIHLYPQPQAPSAQVMDFLFEKWKLYGDQCLHNLSLLPPPTELVCNRTFDKYSCWPDTPPNTTANISCPWYLPWHHKVQHRLVFKRCGPDGQWVRGPRGQPWRNASQCQMDDKELEVQVSLWQVQWGLGGGARWPSPALTGHCDLQKEVAKMYSSFQVMYTVGYSLSLGALLLALAILLGLSKLHCTRNYIHVNLFASFVLKASSVLVIDTLLKTRYSQRIGDDFSVSVWLSDGVPPCCSSPPGWWSSVCLRTSSAGPAMTTWASGGSCASPSSWPSW; encoded by the exons ATGGTTTTAGGGGAGCAGGACACCCTGCTGATCACAGCGGAGACCAGCTGGGCCTCTTTACTCCTGGGTGTCCCTGCACGACCCTGCTGCTCTGATACTCAGCAGCCCCCAGAGGAGAGTGCACCTACGAGGACCTCTTTGCCCCAGCTGTGCAACCCCAGCCAGATGTGGGGGGCAGCTGCCCAGAGGCATGCCCCCCATCCTGCCACgctgcccccacctcctcctgcttctgctgctgGCCTGCCAGGTGAGCGCTGCTGCCAGTCCCCCTGTCCCACCAGCCTGCCTGCCCCTCATGCTGACACCAGTCTGTCCCCTCTGTCCATCCATCTGTACCCCCAGCCGCAGGCCCCCTCCGCTCAGGTGATGGACTTCCTGTTTGAGAAGTGGAAGCTCTATGGCGACCAATGTCTCCACAACCTGAGCCTGCTGCCCCCCCCAACTG AGCTGGTCTGTAATAGAACCTTTGACAAATATTCCTGCTGGCCGGACACCCCTCCCAACACCACAGCCAACATCTCCTGCCCCTGGTACCTGCCCTGGCACCACAAAG TGCAGCACCGCCTCGTCTTCAAGAGGTGTGGGCCTGATGGGCAGTGGGTACGTGGGCCGCGGGGGCAGCCATGGCGAAATGCTTCCCAGTGCCAGATGGACGACAAGGAGCTTGAGGTCCAGGTCAGCCTGTGGCAGGTGcagtgggggttggggggaggggcaagatggccCTCTCCAGCCCTGACTGGCCACTGCGATTTGCAGAAGGAGGTGGCCAAGATGTACAGCAGCTTCCAGGTGATGTACACCGTGGGCTACTCCCTGTCCCTGGGGGCCCTGCTCCTGGCCCTGGCCATCCTGCTGGGCCTCAG CAAGCTGCACTGCACCCGAAACTACATCCACGTGAACCTGTTCGCGTCCTTCGTGCTCAAGGCCAGCTCTGTGCTGGTCATCGACACGCTGCTCAAGACCCGCTACAGCCAGAGGATTGGGGACGACTTCAGCGTGAGCGTCTGGCTGAGTGACGGG GTGCCCCCATGCTGTTCGTCACCCCCTGGGTGGTGGTCAAGTGTCTGTTTGAGAACATCCA GTGCTGGACCAGCAATGACAACATGGGCTTCTGGTGGATCCTGCGCTTCCCCGTCTTCCTGGCCATCCTGGTGA
- the GCGR gene encoding glucagon receptor isoform X7, whose translation MVLGEQDTLLITAETSWASLLLGVPARPCCSDTQQPPEESAPTRTSLPQLCNPSQMWGAAAQRHAPHPATLPPPPPASAAGLPGERCCQSPCPTSLPAPHADTSLSPLSIHLYPQPQAPSAQVMDFLFEKWKLYGDQCLHNLSLLPPPTELVCNRTFDKYSCWPDTPPNTTANISCPWYLPWHHKVQHRLVFKRCGPDGQWVRGPRGQPWRNASQCQMDDKELEVQVSLWQVQWGLGGGARWPSPALTGHCDLQKEVAKMYSSFQVMYTVGYSLSLGALLLALAILLGLSKLHCTRNYIHVNLFASFVLKASSVLVIDTLLKTRYSQRIGDDFSVSVWLSDGVSSQIRPLGLRALGGRQLGGPHSCCPRGQAVAGCRVAAVFMQYGVVANYCWLLVEGVYLHSLLSFATIPERSCFPLYLGIGWGEWAGAQGASGLARATGPQLFSPQVPPCCSSPPGWWSSVCLRTSSTN comes from the exons ATGGTTTTAGGGGAGCAGGACACCCTGCTGATCACAGCGGAGACCAGCTGGGCCTCTTTACTCCTGGGTGTCCCTGCACGACCCTGCTGCTCTGATACTCAGCAGCCCCCAGAGGAGAGTGCACCTACGAGGACCTCTTTGCCCCAGCTGTGCAACCCCAGCCAGATGTGGGGGGCAGCTGCCCAGAGGCATGCCCCCCATCCTGCCACgctgcccccacctcctcctgcttctgctgctgGCCTGCCAGGTGAGCGCTGCTGCCAGTCCCCCTGTCCCACCAGCCTGCCTGCCCCTCATGCTGACACCAGTCTGTCCCCTCTGTCCATCCATCTGTACCCCCAGCCGCAGGCCCCCTCCGCTCAGGTGATGGACTTCCTGTTTGAGAAGTGGAAGCTCTATGGCGACCAATGTCTCCACAACCTGAGCCTGCTGCCCCCCCCAACTG AGCTGGTCTGTAATAGAACCTTTGACAAATATTCCTGCTGGCCGGACACCCCTCCCAACACCACAGCCAACATCTCCTGCCCCTGGTACCTGCCCTGGCACCACAAAG TGCAGCACCGCCTCGTCTTCAAGAGGTGTGGGCCTGATGGGCAGTGGGTACGTGGGCCGCGGGGGCAGCCATGGCGAAATGCTTCCCAGTGCCAGATGGACGACAAGGAGCTTGAGGTCCAGGTCAGCCTGTGGCAGGTGcagtgggggttggggggaggggcaagatggccCTCTCCAGCCCTGACTGGCCACTGCGATTTGCAGAAGGAGGTGGCCAAGATGTACAGCAGCTTCCAGGTGATGTACACCGTGGGCTACTCCCTGTCCCTGGGGGCCCTGCTCCTGGCCCTGGCCATCCTGCTGGGCCTCAG CAAGCTGCACTGCACCCGAAACTACATCCACGTGAACCTGTTCGCGTCCTTCGTGCTCAAGGCCAGCTCTGTGCTGGTCATCGACACGCTGCTCAAGACCCGCTACAGCCAGAGGATTGGGGACGACTTCAGCGTGAGCGTCTGGCTGAGTGACGGGGTGAGCTCCCAGATCCGGCCTCTTGGCCTCCGGGCCCTGGGCGGCAGGCAGCTGGGAGGCCCGCACTCATGCTGCCCCCGCGGCCAGGCAGTGGCCGGCTGCCGGGTGGCCGCGGTGTTCATGCAGTACGGCGTCGTGGCCAACTACTGCTGGCTGCTGGTGGAGGGCGTGTACTTGCACAGCCTGCTGAGCTTCGCCACCATCCCTGAAAGGAGCTGCTTCCCCCTCTACCTGGGCATCGGCTGGGGTGAGTGGGCCGGTGCGCAGGGGGCCAGCGGGCTGGCCAGGGCCACGGGACCACAGCTGTTCTCCCCACAGGTGCCCCCATGCTGTTCGTCACCCCCTGGGTGGTGGTCAAGTGTCTGTTTGAGAACATCCA GCACTAATTAG